A part of Aegilops tauschii subsp. strangulata cultivar AL8/78 chromosome 2, Aet v6.0, whole genome shotgun sequence genomic DNA contains:
- the LOC109778521 gene encoding hydroxycinnamoyl-CoA:5-hydroxyanthranilate N-hydroxycinnamoyltransferase HHT4, producing the protein MAITVRRSTMVRPAVERPRERLWNSNLDLVVPRFHTPSVYFYRCPEAGADGFFDADRMRLALADALVPFYPMAGRLARDEDGRVEIDCSGEGVLFVEADAPGAAVDDYGDFAPTMDLKRLIPAVDYSDDISSFPLLVLQVTYFKCGGVSLGVGMQHHVADGMSGLHFINSWSDLCRGAKIAVMPFIDRTLVRARDPPTPSYPHIEYQPAPAMLSSVPQALSGKPTPRPTAVDIFKLTRSELGRLRSQLPTGEGAPRFSTYAVLAAHVWRCVSIARNLSPEQPTKLYCATDGRQRLQPPLPEGYFGNVIFTATPLAEAGKVTSGLAEGAAVIQGALDRMTSDYCQSALDYLEMQPDLSALVRGAHTFRCPNLGLTSWVRLPIHDADFGWGRPVFMGPGGIAYEGLAFVLPSATKDGSLSIAISLQAEHMEKFRKLILDV; encoded by the exons ATGGCGATCACGGTGAGGCGGTCCACGATGGTGCGGCCGGCGGTGGAGAGGCCGCGGGAGCGGCTGTGGAACTCCAACCTCGACCTCGTGGTCCCGCGCTTCCACACGCCCAGCGTTTACTTCTACCGCTGCCCCGAGGCGGGGGCCGACGGCTTCTTCGACGCCGACCGGATGCGCCTCGCGCTGGCCGACGCGCTCGTGCCCTTCTACCCCATGGCCGGCCGCCTCGCGCGGGACGAGGACGGCAGGGTCGAGATCGACTGCAGCGGGGAGGGGGTGCTCTTCGTCGAGGCCGACGCGCccggcgccgccgtcgacgaCTACGGCGACTTCGCGCCCACCATGGACCTCAAGCGCCtcatccccgccgtcgactactcCGACGACATATCCTCCTTCCCGCTCCTCGTGCTTCAG GTGACCTACTTCAAGTGTGGTGGCGTCTCCCTTGGTGTCGGCATGCAACACCATGTTGCTGACGGCATGTCTGGCTTGCATTTCATCAACTCCTGGTCTGACCTCTGCCGTGGAGCTAAAATTGCTGTCATGCCCTTCATCGACCGCACTCTTGTCCGTGCTCGTGATCCACCGACTCCATCTTACCCACATATTGAGTATCAGCCTGCCCCAGCCATGCTGTCGTCCGTGCCTCAGGCTCTCAGTGGCAAGCCAACGCCGCGTCCCACTGCTGTGGACATCTTCAAGCTCACCCGCTCGGAGCTTGGTCGCCTGCGCTCGCAGCTCCCCACAGGTGAAGGCGCTCCACGGTTCAGCACGTATGCAGTTCTAGCTGCACACGTCTGGCGCTGCGTCTCCATTGCGCGCAACCTGTCTCCTGAGCAACCCACCAAGCTGTATTGTGCCACCGATGGGCGACAACGGCTGCAGCCCCCGCTGCCGGAAGGTTACTTTGGGAATGTCATCTTCACTGCCACCCCGCTCGCCGAGGCAGGCAAGGTGACGAGCGGGCTGGCAGAAGGAGCAGCGGTCATCCAGGGAGCGCTAGACAGGATGACCAGCGACTACTGCCAATCAGCCCTGGACTACCTGGAGATGCAGCCGGACCTGTCAGCATTGGTCCGTGGAGCGCACACTTTCCGGTGCCCCAACCTCGGCCTCACCAGCTGGGTGCGCCTGCCGATCCACGACGCCGATTTCGGCTGGGGGCGGCCGGTGTTCATGGGCCCTGGCGGCATCGCGTACGAGGGGCTGGCGTTCGTCCTCCCGAGCGCGACCAAGGACGGCAGCCTCTCCATCGCCATCTCGTTGCAGGCGGAGCACATGGAGAAGTTCAGGAAGCTGATCCTTGATGTGTAG